Proteins found in one Falsirhodobacter algicola genomic segment:
- a CDS encoding carbohydrate kinase family protein yields the protein MILCCGEALIDMLAQGEGFTPHAGGAVFNTAIALGRLGAEAGFLSGLSTDLFGARLDAALKASKVDTSLAVRSDRPTTLAFVTLTNGQASYAFYDENTAGRSLSVADLPALPDGVKALFFGGISLVGEPAADTYAALMQREAAHRVTMLDPNIRPSFIRDPEAYRDRIGRMIALSDIIKISDEDLHWLEGPGDPADLAQGLLAKGPRLVLLTEGAAGARAITQTENRFVAAPKVTVADTVGAGDTFNAGVLAALDRAGALHKGADWSGDLLDAALTLGTRAAAVTVSRAGATPPWSHEL from the coding sequence ATGATCCTGTGCTGCGGCGAAGCCCTGATCGACATGCTGGCCCAAGGGGAGGGCTTTACCCCGCATGCGGGCGGCGCGGTGTTCAACACGGCGATCGCGCTCGGTCGGCTTGGGGCGGAGGCGGGTTTCCTGTCGGGCCTTTCGACGGACCTGTTCGGCGCGCGGCTCGATGCGGCGCTGAAGGCGTCGAAGGTGGACACCTCGCTGGCCGTGCGGTCGGACCGGCCGACGACGCTGGCCTTCGTGACGCTGACGAACGGTCAGGCGAGCTATGCCTTCTATGACGAGAACACCGCCGGGCGCAGCCTGTCGGTCGCGGATCTGCCCGCGCTGCCGGATGGGGTGAAGGCGCTGTTCTTCGGCGGCATCTCCCTCGTCGGGGAACCGGCGGCCGACACCTATGCCGCGCTGATGCAGCGCGAGGCGGCGCACCGCGTCACCATGCTGGACCCCAACATCCGCCCCAGCTTCATCCGCGATCCGGAAGCCTATCGCGACCGGATCGGCCGCATGATCGCGCTGTCGGACATCATCAAGATCTCGGACGAGGATCTGCACTGGCTCGAAGGCCCCGGCGATCCGGCCGACCTGGCGCAAGGGCTTCTGGCCAAGGGGCCGCGCCTCGTGCTGCTGACCGAAGGGGCCGCGGGCGCGCGCGCCATCACCCAGACCGAGAACCGCTTCGTCGCCGCCCCCAAGGTGACGGTGGCCGATACCGTCGGTGCGGGCGATACGTTCAATGCGGGCGTTCTGGCCGCGCTGGACCGGGCGGGCGCGCTGCACAAGGGGGCCGATTGGTCCGGCGATCTGCTGGATGCCGCGCTGACGCTGGGCACGCGCGCCGCCGCCGTCACCGTGTCGCGCGCGGGGGCCACCCCCCCGTGGTCGCACGAGCTGTGA
- a CDS encoding DUF4396 domain-containing protein, with protein sequence MPDWLHTLSILSLLLGLASAVIVLIDGTRRMQHMAIMKIVWPLVALFGGLFTLAFYWRYGRGMPKGHEMHHMDPPPFPVSVAKGAAHCGAGCALGDMLAEGLALAVPGVLVWMGYGSLFEERIFATWVLDFIFAFGLGVVFQYFAIAPMRDLSPGAGIRAALKADTLSLTSWQVGMYAFMALAHFWLFGHILGVDLPVASAEFWFMMQIAMLCGFATSYPVNWWLIRKGIKERM encoded by the coding sequence ATGCCCGACTGGCTACACACCCTATCCATCCTGTCGCTTCTGCTGGGGCTCGCCTCGGCGGTGATCGTGCTGATCGACGGCACGCGCCGCATGCAGCACATGGCCATCATGAAGATCGTCTGGCCGCTCGTTGCGCTGTTCGGCGGGCTCTTCACGCTGGCCTTCTATTGGCGCTACGGGCGCGGGATGCCGAAGGGGCACGAAATGCACCACATGGACCCGCCGCCCTTTCCCGTTTCGGTTGCGAAGGGGGCGGCGCATTGCGGCGCGGGCTGCGCGCTCGGCGACATGCTGGCCGAGGGGCTGGCACTGGCGGTGCCGGGGGTGCTGGTCTGGATGGGGTATGGCAGCCTCTTCGAGGAGCGCATCTTCGCGACATGGGTGCTCGATTTCATCTTCGCCTTCGGCCTCGGTGTCGTGTTCCAGTATTTCGCCATCGCCCCGATGCGCGATCTGTCGCCCGGCGCGGGCATCCGTGCGGCGCTGAAGGCCGATACGCTGTCGCTGACCTCGTGGCAGGTCGGCATGTACGCCTTCATGGCGTTGGCGCATTTCTGGCTCTTCGGCCACATCCTCGGCGTCGATCTGCCCGTGGCGAGCGCCGAGTTCTGGTTCATGATGCAGATCGCGATGCTCTGCGGCTTCGCAACCTCCTATCCGGTGAACTGGTGGCTGATCCGCAAGGGCATCAAGGAGCGGATGTGA
- a CDS encoding UbiH/UbiF family hydroxylase: MKTDILVSGGGIAGLTAAAAFGSAGYDVICVDPVTDPPEDLRSTAFLQPAIPVLEAAGLWDVLSPEAAPLQVMRIVDAGGVLPEPRVVTEFNAAEISDAPFGWNLPNTLLRRVMTERLAALPNVRHLRGAAAQRLATREAEARVTLSDGGSVQARLVIAADGRDSAMRRAAGIEARVTRYGQKALAFRVGHRVPHENVSTEVHRSGGPFTLVPLPDRDGQHQSAVVWMEAGPEAERLRALPPEDLSRAATERSAGVLGELTLASGVGIFPIIAQIATRMAGERLALMAEAAHVMPPIGAQGLNTSLADLAALLDLARPETLGSAAMLEAYHRRRHGTVRLRAAGIGALNRASMLAPPMMRDLRAALLGGLHAARPLRRALMRAGMGR; the protein is encoded by the coding sequence ATGAAGACGGACATCCTCGTTTCGGGCGGCGGCATTGCCGGGCTGACGGCGGCGGCAGCTTTCGGCAGCGCCGGATACGACGTGATCTGCGTCGATCCCGTCACCGACCCGCCCGAGGATCTGCGCTCCACCGCGTTCCTGCAGCCCGCGATTCCGGTGCTGGAGGCGGCGGGCCTCTGGGATGTGCTGTCGCCCGAAGCGGCGCCCTTGCAGGTGATGCGCATCGTCGATGCCGGGGGGGTGCTGCCCGAACCGCGCGTCGTCACCGAATTTAATGCCGCCGAGATTTCGGACGCCCCCTTCGGCTGGAATCTTCCCAACACCCTTCTGCGCCGCGTCATGACCGAGCGGCTGGCGGCGCTGCCGAATGTGCGCCATCTGCGCGGGGCCGCCGCGCAGCGCCTCGCCACCCGCGAGGCCGAGGCACGGGTGACGCTTTCGGACGGCGGTTCGGTGCAGGCGCGGCTGGTGATCGCGGCGGATGGACGCGATTCGGCCATGCGCCGCGCCGCCGGGATCGAGGCGCGGGTGACGCGCTACGGGCAAAAGGCCCTCGCCTTTCGCGTCGGCCACCGCGTTCCGCATGAAAACGTCTCCACCGAGGTGCACCGTTCGGGCGGGCCGTTCACGCTTGTGCCGCTGCCGGACCGGGACGGGCAGCACCAATCCGCCGTCGTCTGGATGGAGGCCGGCCCCGAGGCCGAGCGTCTGCGCGCCCTCCCCCCCGAGGATCTGAGCCGCGCCGCAACGGAGCGGTCCGCGGGCGTGCTGGGGGAGTTGACGCTGGCCTCCGGCGTCGGGATCTTTCCCATCATCGCGCAGATCGCCACCCGCATGGCGGGGGAGCGGCTGGCCCTGATGGCCGAGGCCGCCCATGTGATGCCGCCCATCGGCGCGCAGGGGCTGAACACCTCGCTGGCCGATCTGGCGGCGCTGCTCGATCTGGCGCGGCCCGAGACGCTCGGCTCGGCCGCGATGCTGGAGGCGTATCACCGCCGCCGCCATGGGACGGTGCGGCTCCGGGCGGCGGGGATCGGCGCGCTCAACCGCGCGTCGATGCTGGCCCCGCCGATGATGCGCGATCTGCGCGCGGCGCTGTTGGGCGGGCTGCACGCCGCGCGGCCCCTGCGCCGGGCGCTGATGCGCGCCGGCATGGGGCGGTGA
- a CDS encoding pyrimidine 5'-nucleotidase, with product MIANDFQHVRTWVFDLDNTLYHPSARLFDQIERRMTDWVMRTLSVGRDEADHLRAAYWRLHGTTLAGLMREHGVDPVPYLEDVHDIALDHLTPDAQLAQHIGRLPGRRIVFTNGSAPYARRVLAARGLSGLFDAVYGVENAAYRPKPERAAFETIFALDGLDPARAAMFEDDPRNLAVPHAMGMRTVHVADIPAPAPHIHHHTDDLSGFLGRLLGQ from the coding sequence ATGATTGCCAATGATTTCCAGCATGTGCGCACGTGGGTGTTCGATCTCGACAACACCCTCTATCACCCTTCCGCCCGCCTTTTCGATCAGATCGAACGGCGCATGACCGACTGGGTGATGCGCACCCTGTCGGTGGGCCGCGACGAGGCCGACCATCTGCGCGCCGCCTATTGGCGGCTGCACGGCACCACGCTGGCGGGCCTGATGCGCGAACATGGCGTCGATCCCGTCCCCTATCTGGAGGATGTGCACGACATCGCCCTCGACCATCTGACGCCGGATGCGCAATTGGCCCAGCATATCGGCCGCCTGCCGGGGCGGCGGATCGTCTTCACCAACGGCTCGGCCCCCTATGCGCGGCGGGTTCTGGCGGCGCGGGGCCTGTCGGGTCTGTTCGATGCCGTCTACGGCGTGGAGAACGCCGCCTACCGCCCCAAACCCGAACGCGCCGCCTTCGAGACGATCTTCGCCCTCGACGGGCTCGATCCCGCCCGCGCCGCCATGTTCGAGGACGACCCCCGCAATCTGGCCGTTCCCCATGCGATGGGGATGCGGACGGTGCATGTGGCTGACATCCCCGCCCCCGCGCCCCATATACATCACCATACCGATGATCTGAGCGGCTTTCTCGGCCGCCTGCTGGGGCAATAG